The proteins below are encoded in one region of Gammaproteobacteria bacterium:
- a CDS encoding type II toxin-antitoxin system HicA family toxin: MPKLSPLSHQDLVKRLHSYGFDGPYSGGKHLFMIKGTLRLTLPNPHKHEIGVALLDRILKQAGISKEEWLR; encoded by the coding sequence ATGCCAAAATTATCTCCGCTATCCCACCAAGATCTGGTAAAACGATTACATTCGTATGGCTTTGATGGTCCCTATAGCGGTGGTAAACACCTCTTTATGATTAAAGGAACGCTTAGGCTAACCCTGCCCAACCCACACAAACACGAGATCGGAGTCGCGCTGCTTGACAGGATACTCAAGCAGGCTGGCATCAGCAAAGAAGAGTGGTTAAGGTGA